In Neorhizobium sp. NCHU2750, a single genomic region encodes these proteins:
- a CDS encoding NAD(P)-dependent oxidoreductase, with product MTILVTGVTGLVGRRLVPRLIEAGRECRVLMRSYNNPPDNVEVVIGDMLEPATLARAVRGVSAVIHLAAVFRTHDQQLIWKSNLDGTRNLLKAVREHAPQSRFILASTGRIYETDLPRSRPGREDDPVQPTHAYPASKLAAEQLVRESKLTWAIIRFPFVYGDGDGHIEMLPAHAGTFKWHPASRMSTIHHRDVATAMTLALDGVMDGRVVNVADDLPASMLELLALAGGRMEASAEPLNNPWASQYDTALARSLGFKPTVRTVYAAAQQGII from the coding sequence ATGACAATTCTCGTCACGGGCGTAACCGGTCTTGTCGGTCGGCGCCTTGTTCCTCGCCTCATCGAAGCCGGGAGAGAATGCCGCGTTCTGATGCGATCGTATAACAACCCGCCCGATAACGTCGAGGTTGTGATCGGCGACATGCTTGAGCCGGCAACGCTTGCCCGCGCCGTGCGCGGCGTCTCAGCCGTGATACATCTCGCAGCTGTCTTCCGCACACACGACCAGCAGCTTATCTGGAAGAGCAATCTCGACGGTACGCGAAATCTCTTGAAAGCCGTGCGTGAACACGCTCCGCAATCCCGTTTCATATTGGCCAGCACCGGACGTATCTACGAAACGGATCTGCCGCGATCGCGACCAGGCCGAGAGGATGATCCGGTTCAGCCCACACACGCCTACCCGGCCAGCAAACTTGCAGCCGAACAGCTTGTCAGGGAAAGCAAGCTGACATGGGCAATCATCCGCTTCCCCTTCGTCTATGGCGATGGTGACGGGCATATCGAGATGCTGCCGGCACATGCGGGCACCTTCAAGTGGCATCCCGCCAGTCGCATGAGCACGATCCACCATCGTGACGTAGCCACCGCCATGACCTTGGCCCTGGACGGCGTGATGGATGGGCGCGTGGTAAACGTCGCCGACGATCTGCCGGCCTCCATGCTGGAATTGCTTGCGCTCGCAGGAGGCAGGATGGAAGCTTCGGCCGAACCGCTGAACAATCCATGGGCGAGCCAATACGATACGGCACTCGCACGTAGCCTCGGCTTTAAGCCGACTGTCCGGACGGTGTACGCCGCCGCTCAGCAAGGTATCATTTGA
- a CDS encoding glutamate--cysteine ligase, translated as MARDTTDQTPLSSVSELSAYLAQGPRPKDKFRIGTEHEKFVFFTKDNGPVPYFGDASISALLKGMQERLGWEPIMDGDNIIGLGEQSGMGAISIEPGGQFELSGAPLETIHQTFAETNEHMALVKEIATPMGISFLGLGGSPKWSLSDTPRMPKSRYDIMTRYMPKVGAHGLDMMYRTCTIQVNLDFSSEADMAQKMRVSMKLQSVATALFASSPFTEGKPNGLLSWRGNIWRDTDNRRAGTLPFVFKPDFGFADYVEWALDVPMYFIVRDGKYHDCTHVTFRQFMGGALKGEVADWQPNMGDWTNHLSTLFPDVRLKRFLEMRGADCGPLGYIPALPAFWVGLLYDDAALGEADQLTADWTFEDVVAMRDAVPSKGLSAVIKGRPVLDVAREAVAISTRGLKARARLNAKGEDESIFLAPLEEVLAKKATLAEDLLALYHGDWKGSVEPVFDAFKY; from the coding sequence ATGGCGCGTGATACGACCGACCAGACACCGCTTTCCTCGGTGTCCGAGCTTTCCGCCTATCTGGCACAGGGCCCGCGCCCGAAAGACAAGTTCCGCATCGGGACCGAGCATGAGAAATTCGTGTTCTTTACCAAGGACAACGGACCCGTTCCCTATTTCGGCGATGCCAGCATTTCCGCACTCCTGAAAGGCATGCAGGAGAGGCTCGGCTGGGAGCCGATCATGGACGGCGACAACATTATCGGGCTCGGCGAGCAGTCCGGCATGGGCGCGATCTCTATCGAGCCCGGCGGCCAGTTCGAATTGTCCGGCGCGCCGCTGGAGACGATCCACCAGACCTTTGCCGAAACCAACGAGCATATGGCGCTGGTGAAGGAGATCGCCACGCCGATGGGGATTTCTTTCCTCGGCCTCGGCGGAAGCCCGAAATGGTCGCTTTCCGACACGCCGCGCATGCCGAAATCGCGCTACGACATCATGACCCGCTACATGCCGAAGGTCGGCGCGCATGGTCTCGACATGATGTACCGCACCTGCACGATCCAGGTGAACCTCGACTTCTCGTCGGAAGCCGACATGGCGCAGAAGATGCGCGTGTCGATGAAGCTGCAGTCGGTCGCTACTGCGCTGTTTGCCTCCTCGCCGTTTACAGAGGGCAAGCCGAACGGGCTCTTGTCCTGGCGTGGCAACATCTGGCGCGATACCGACAACCGGCGCGCCGGCACCCTGCCCTTCGTGTTCAAACCCGATTTCGGCTTTGCCGATTATGTCGAATGGGCGCTCGACGTGCCGATGTATTTCATCGTCCGCGACGGCAAGTATCATGACTGCACGCACGTGACCTTCCGCCAGTTCATGGGCGGCGCGCTGAAGGGCGAAGTGGCCGACTGGCAGCCGAACATGGGCGACTGGACCAACCACCTTTCGACGCTCTTCCCCGACGTGCGCCTGAAACGCTTCCTTGAGATGCGCGGCGCCGATTGCGGCCCGCTCGGCTACATTCCGGCACTGCCTGCCTTCTGGGTCGGGCTGCTCTATGACGACGCAGCGCTTGGCGAGGCCGATCAGCTGACGGCCGACTGGACATTCGAGGACGTGGTGGCGATGCGCGATGCGGTGCCGTCAAAGGGGCTTTCGGCGGTGATCAAGGGGCGCCCGGTGCTCGACGTGGCGCGGGAAGCCGTGGCGATCTCGACGCGCGGCCTCAAGGCACGCGCGCGGCTGAATGCCAAGGGCGAGGACGAGAGCATCTTCCTTGCGCCGCTCGAAGAGGTGCTGGCGAAAAAGGCGACACTCGCCGAAGACCTGCTGGCGCTTTATCACGGCGACTGGAAGGGCTCGGTGGAGCCGGTGTTCGACGCGTTCAAGTACTGA
- a CDS encoding 16S rRNA (uracil(1498)-N(3))-methyltransferase, which yields MRANFRLQRLFVDTPLGPGGRHEASAEQFNYLANVLRLEAGAKVLVFNGRDGEWLAHVAFPSRKKIVLELAEQTRPQPDASDLHYLFAPLKVGRLDYLVQKAVEMGAGLLQPVMTQHVQGKITNLDRLRANVTEAAEQCGVLSIPDVCDPCKLTDLLERWPVERRIIFCDEGDEGQNPLPVLAKVTERKLALLVGPEGGFSEEERALLRSLPFVTAIPLGPRILRADTAAVAALAVIQAAAGDWR from the coding sequence ATGCGTGCCAATTTCCGCCTGCAAAGGCTGTTCGTCGATACGCCGCTTGGGCCCGGTGGCCGGCACGAGGCATCGGCCGAGCAGTTCAACTATCTCGCCAATGTGCTGAGGCTCGAAGCGGGTGCGAAGGTGCTGGTGTTCAACGGGCGCGACGGTGAATGGCTGGCGCATGTGGCTTTTCCGAGCCGCAAGAAGATCGTGCTCGAACTCGCCGAACAGACACGGCCGCAGCCGGACGCATCGGACCTGCATTATCTCTTCGCGCCGCTGAAGGTCGGGCGGCTCGACTATCTGGTGCAGAAGGCTGTGGAGATGGGAGCGGGCCTGCTGCAACCGGTGATGACCCAGCATGTGCAGGGCAAGATCACCAATCTCGACCGGCTGCGCGCCAATGTGACCGAAGCGGCCGAGCAATGCGGGGTGCTGTCGATCCCGGATGTCTGCGACCCGTGCAAGCTGACCGATCTCCTCGAGCGCTGGCCGGTGGAGCGTCGGATCATCTTTTGCGACGAGGGCGACGAGGGACAGAACCCGTTGCCGGTTCTCGCGAAAGTGACCGAGAGGAAGCTTGCGCTTCTCGTCGGCCCGGAAGGTGGCTTTTCCGAAGAAGAGCGGGCGCTCCTGCGCTCGCTGCCCTTCGTCACCGCCATTCCGCTCGGTCCACGGATATTGCGGGCGGATACCGCCGCCGTGGCGGCCCTTGCGGTCATACAGGCGGCGGCGGGGGACTGGCGGTGA
- a CDS encoding inorganic phosphate transporter, whose amino-acid sequence MAQQKPRLAKPTLDKDLEKLSSVEDAARYTARGLAAPGTALLFIILTAIFASSYVTGKPGAIIIIAAAALAGYMAMNIGANDVTNNIGAAVGARAMSMGFGLALAAVFEVAGAVLAGGGVVHTIASGIMADTATASPDMLIWAMMAAMLSAAVLVNVATWAGAPISTTHSIVGGVMGAGIAAAGFGAVNWEMVAGITASWVISPLLGGVIAAGFLLFVKETIIYREDKIASAKTWVPVLIGIMTGAFAGYLALIGFDQFLERSALRATIIALICGLIAWRALIPVINRQAEGLENRNQSLRKLFRIPLILSAALMSFAHGANDVSNAIGPMAAIVSAAQNGLVESVHVPTWELVIGGLGISLGLLLYGPKLVRLVGGEITKLNPMRAYCVSLSTALTVIVASWVGLPVSSTHIAVGAVFGVGLFREWYTRNSRRRYEYMRVRAGKDADSEADEKPNGKAGDKPSDRGSSERNEYETRRRYLVRRSHMLSIIAAWMITLPAAAGLAAIIATVMFSLFL is encoded by the coding sequence ATGGCACAGCAGAAACCGCGTCTCGCCAAGCCGACGCTCGACAAGGATCTCGAAAAGCTTTCCTCCGTGGAAGACGCCGCCCGTTACACGGCGCGGGGGCTGGCGGCACCCGGCACGGCGCTGCTGTTCATCATCCTGACGGCGATCTTCGCCTCGTCCTATGTGACCGGAAAACCGGGGGCGATCATCATCATCGCGGCGGCGGCACTTGCCGGCTACATGGCGATGAATATCGGCGCAAACGACGTGACCAACAATATCGGCGCGGCCGTCGGGGCGCGCGCCATGTCAATGGGCTTCGGACTGGCGCTTGCCGCCGTGTTCGAGGTGGCCGGTGCCGTGTTGGCCGGCGGTGGCGTGGTGCATACGATTGCCAGCGGCATCATGGCGGATACGGCGACCGCAAGTCCGGACATGCTGATCTGGGCGATGATGGCAGCGATGCTGTCTGCCGCCGTGCTGGTCAATGTGGCGACCTGGGCCGGCGCGCCGATCTCGACCACCCATTCGATCGTCGGCGGAGTGATGGGCGCCGGGATTGCGGCCGCCGGCTTCGGTGCGGTCAACTGGGAAATGGTGGCCGGCATTACCGCAAGCTGGGTGATCTCGCCCCTGCTCGGCGGGGTGATCGCCGCCGGCTTCCTGCTCTTCGTCAAAGAGACGATCATCTACCGCGAAGACAAGATCGCCTCGGCAAAGACCTGGGTTCCGGTCTTGATCGGCATCATGACGGGTGCCTTTGCCGGATATCTGGCGCTGATCGGCTTCGACCAGTTTCTCGAAAGGTCTGCGCTCAGGGCGACCATCATCGCACTTATCTGCGGGCTTATTGCCTGGCGGGCGCTGATCCCGGTCATCAATCGACAGGCCGAGGGGCTGGAAAACCGCAACCAGTCGCTGCGCAAGCTGTTTCGCATTCCGCTCATCCTGTCGGCGGCGCTGATGTCGTTCGCGCACGGGGCCAATGACGTGTCGAACGCGATCGGGCCGATGGCCGCCATCGTCTCCGCCGCGCAGAACGGGCTGGTGGAGAGTGTCCATGTGCCGACCTGGGAGCTTGTCATCGGCGGGCTCGGCATCTCGCTCGGCCTTTTGCTCTACGGGCCGAAACTTGTGCGGCTGGTGGGTGGCGAGATCACCAAGCTCAATCCGATGCGGGCCTATTGCGTGTCGCTATCGACGGCGCTGACCGTGATCGTCGCCTCGTGGGTGGGGCTGCCGGTTTCCTCCACCCATATCGCCGTCGGCGCGGTGTTCGGCGTCGGCCTGTTCCGTGAATGGTACACGCGCAATTCGAGGCGGCGCTACGAATACATGCGGGTGCGTGCCGGGAAGGATGCCGACAGCGAGGCCGATGAAAAGCCAAACGGCAAAGCGGGCGACAAACCTAGCGACAGGGGTTCCTCCGAACGGAACGAGTATGAAACGAGGCGGCGATACCTGGTGCGCCGTTCGCATATGCTCAGCATCATTGCGGCATGGATGATCACGCTTCCGGCCGCAGCAGGCCTTGCGGCGATCATCGCGACGGTTATGTTCTCGCTGTTTCTGTAA
- a CDS encoding NUDIX hydrolase: MVQRPPRQQYAALCYRTKKRGEAEVLVATSRDTGRWVIPKGWPMEHKKAHQVAEQEAFEEVGVKGKAEKAAFGYYHYRKGLDNGIKVPVRVQVHLLKVDDCVKDFKEKGVRRIEWVSAEEAANRVNEPELKILLLQFAETMRKPVQDLAPAGTSPMTAAG, translated from the coding sequence ATGGTGCAGCGCCCCCCGCGCCAGCAATATGCTGCGCTCTGCTACCGCACGAAGAAACGCGGCGAGGCGGAGGTTCTGGTGGCGACCAGTCGAGACACAGGGCGCTGGGTCATCCCCAAGGGCTGGCCGATGGAGCATAAGAAGGCCCATCAAGTCGCCGAGCAGGAGGCATTCGAGGAAGTGGGGGTGAAGGGCAAGGCCGAGAAGGCTGCCTTCGGCTATTATCACTACCGCAAGGGTCTCGATAACGGCATCAAGGTGCCGGTCCGGGTGCAGGTCCACCTGTTGAAGGTCGATGACTGCGTCAAGGACTTCAAGGAAAAGGGCGTGCGGCGGATCGAGTGGGTATCGGCGGAAGAAGCGGCCAACCGCGTCAACGAGCCGGAACTGAAGATCCTGCTGCTGCAGTTTGCCGAAACCATGCGCAAACCGGTGCAGGACCTTGCTCCTGCCGGCACCTCTCCGATGACGGCGGCCGGTTGA